A single uncultured Methanolobus sp. DNA region contains:
- a CDS encoding DUF2341 domain-containing protein: MLLVASLALVQTCAALTYSGGGEWNYSEEITIKENSGSSLTNYQVPIVLNSSNFDFSLAQSEGQDIRFTSGDSQLKHWIEKWDAKREKATIWVKVPSIPSGSNTKITMHYGNPDASDIASGPGTFVFFDAFTGTSAFSNWDSFTTGGGEQKVSSGVCQLIVPKFHPEDVSSIKSEDQFSINSMFVVKRTKTTTGEDSRGPVITQGFVDPQKETKNQILAVSELENETEVSWTIKNAKADVRYFPSDLTDIGEIEGDWYTIGVAWYMEDELGRISWYKDGVKDSKMDIISTEDSNYIPVTDMKVYISANSYSDTSDNTGYVSIDYAYVRNFVPDEPTVTLKSSMQETEEVVVETPARINITPASGIMTAIRIFNSTAYDEDAIVELKDSGLNTIMVLTNEDNIWNLERFVKTAHDNDMQVYAMIFNDPNSDTNEDNSVYVKAVLDEVIDYNSKSLSAFDGVDIALDPCTGDLDNACALNLLLLEDVRETAGNELAVAVDIPASYTLSDISGVSETADLIILQTYEPGETNPDTKSEIIDSVASRMGEIRASEGKTLIGISVNKDFLTDADVQNLLSEIEDYYADDSAFMGTSIAVYEDYEAYASVAAPVENEDSGSSIPGFTGILAFAGLSAVVFRQRYYRKK, translated from the coding sequence TTGTTATTAGTAGCCAGCCTGGCACTTGTGCAAACATGCGCAGCATTAACCTATTCAGGTGGCGGTGAATGGAATTACTCTGAAGAAATTACAATTAAAGAGAACTCAGGTAGCAGCCTGACAAACTATCAGGTTCCCATAGTTCTTAATAGCTCGAATTTTGATTTTTCACTTGCCCAGTCAGAAGGACAGGACATACGTTTCACATCCGGTGATTCACAGCTTAAACACTGGATAGAAAAGTGGGATGCTAAAAGGGAAAAAGCAACTATATGGGTAAAAGTACCTTCCATTCCGTCAGGTAGTAATACCAAGATCACAATGCATTATGGTAATCCAGATGCAAGTGACATTGCTAGCGGTCCCGGAACTTTTGTATTCTTTGATGCATTCACCGGTACCAGCGCTTTTTCAAACTGGGACTCGTTCACAACAGGCGGTGGGGAGCAGAAAGTTTCCAGTGGTGTGTGTCAACTCATAGTACCAAAATTCCATCCGGAGGATGTCTCAAGTATCAAATCCGAAGACCAGTTCTCAATAAATTCCATGTTCGTGGTCAAAAGAACAAAAACAACCACTGGAGAAGATAGCAGAGGCCCTGTTATAACTCAGGGATTCGTTGACCCTCAGAAAGAAACAAAGAATCAGATCCTGGCTGTGTCTGAACTTGAGAACGAAACAGAGGTTAGCTGGACAATTAAAAATGCCAAGGCTGATGTGCGCTATTTCCCTTCAGACCTGACCGACATCGGCGAAATAGAAGGTGACTGGTACACCATTGGCGTTGCCTGGTATATGGAAGATGAGCTTGGCAGGATATCCTGGTATAAGGATGGTGTCAAAGACAGCAAAATGGACATCATATCCACCGAAGATAGCAACTATATCCCGGTTACCGATATGAAGGTATACATTTCTGCAAATTCATACTCAGACACTTCAGATAATACAGGTTACGTATCAATTGACTATGCCTATGTACGTAATTTCGTTCCCGATGAACCTACAGTGACACTGAAAAGCTCCATGCAGGAGACTGAAGAAGTAGTTGTGGAAACACCTGCCAGGATCAACATAACTCCTGCCAGTGGAATTATGACTGCAATACGCATCTTTAATTCAACTGCCTATGACGAGGATGCTATCGTTGAGCTGAAAGACAGCGGACTGAACACTATCATGGTCCTGACGAACGAGGATAATATCTGGAATCTTGAGAGATTTGTGAAAACTGCCCATGACAATGATATGCAGGTCTACGCAATGATCTTCAACGATCCGAACAGCGATACCAACGAGGATAACTCGGTTTATGTAAAAGCTGTCCTTGATGAGGTAATTGACTACAACAGCAAATCACTTTCAGCATTCGACGGTGTTGATATTGCCCTTGACCCATGTACTGGTGATCTGGACAATGCATGCGCTCTGAACTTGCTTTTACTTGAGGATGTAAGAGAAACAGCAGGTAATGAACTTGCAGTTGCTGTTGACATTCCTGCATCTTACACATTGTCTGACATTTCAGGAGTTTCAGAAACCGCAGACCTGATAATTCTCCAGACATACGAGCCTGGAGAAACCAACCCGGACACAAAGTCAGAAATAATCGATTCAGTAGCTTCCAGAATGGGTGAGATAAGGGCTTCGGAAGGAAAAACACTCATCGGTATCTCAGTTAATAAGGATTTCTTAACTGATGCTGATGTACAGAACCTTCTTTCTGAGATCGAGGACTATTATGCAGATGACAGTGCTTTCATGGGAACATCCATAGCTGTTTACGAAGATTACGAGGCTTATGCCAGTGTTGCAGCACCTGTGGAAAATGAAGACAGTGGAAGCAGCATTCCCGGATTCACTGGAATTCTTGCCTTTGCTGGTTTATCTGCAGTGGTTTTCAGACAGAGATATTACAGAAAAAAGTGA
- a CDS encoding 2-oxoacid:acceptor oxidoreductase family protein, which yields MAEKVIKSTGLYPEYTRKGGAAPTATHYCPGCGHGVIHKLIGEAMHDMEIQDRSVMISPVGCAVFAYYYFDCGNIQVAHGRAPAVGTGVSRAQDDSVVIAYQGDGDLASIGLNETLQAANRGEKMAVFFVNNTVYGMTGGQMAPTTLIGEKTVTCPDGRDPRFAGYPLHMCELINNLKAPVFIERVSVSDISHIRKARKAIRKALEIQRDGKGYAFVEILSTCPTNLRQNSEQSTAFVNEEMEKEFPLGNFRDLSDETEPLLREDSVFDKKSIDDLFNLETESSPDAKLDPSFPEVQIKAAGFGGQGVLSMGLTLAHAGCDAQRFVSWYPSYGPEQRGGTSNCSVVVSGESIGSPVVYTPDVLVAMNRPSLEKFAVDVKEGGYILYDSTIGECDIPEGVKGVAVPAVKIAGDAGSEKAANTVMLGVIMALGITGLEEKHFKSALAETFAKKPKLIPLNHAVLEAAAAWAKENI from the coding sequence ATGGCTGAGAAAGTAATTAAGAGCACTGGCCTTTACCCTGAATATACTCGTAAAGGCGGTGCAGCCCCGACTGCAACTCACTATTGTCCGGGATGCGGACATGGTGTAATTCACAAGCTTATCGGTGAAGCAATGCACGATATGGAGATACAGGACCGCAGTGTAATGATAAGTCCTGTAGGTTGTGCGGTTTTCGCTTACTACTACTTTGACTGTGGAAACATCCAGGTAGCACACGGACGTGCTCCTGCTGTTGGAACCGGTGTTTCAAGGGCACAGGATGACTCAGTTGTTATCGCATACCAGGGAGACGGAGACCTCGCATCAATTGGTCTTAACGAGACCCTGCAGGCAGCCAACCGTGGCGAAAAGATGGCGGTATTCTTCGTCAACAACACTGTTTACGGAATGACCGGCGGTCAGATGGCTCCTACAACTCTAATTGGCGAGAAGACCGTAACCTGTCCGGACGGAAGAGACCCAAGGTTTGCAGGTTATCCGCTTCACATGTGTGAGCTTATCAACAACCTGAAGGCTCCTGTTTTCATTGAAAGGGTTTCAGTTTCCGATATTTCCCACATCAGAAAAGCACGCAAAGCTATCCGTAAAGCACTTGAAATTCAGCGTGACGGCAAAGGATACGCTTTTGTGGAGATTCTTTCCACATGTCCGACAAATCTCAGGCAGAACTCCGAGCAGAGCACTGCTTTTGTGAATGAGGAAATGGAGAAGGAATTCCCTCTTGGAAATTTCAGGGACCTCTCAGATGAGACCGAACCACTCCTCAGGGAAGACAGTGTATTTGATAAGAAGTCAATTGATGACCTTTTCAACCTTGAGACCGAATCATCACCTGACGCAAAACTTGATCCTTCATTCCCTGAAGTCCAGATAAAGGCAGCAGGTTTCGGTGGACAGGGTGTCCTGAGTATGGGTCTGACACTTGCACACGCAGGCTGTGATGCACAGCGTTTTGTTTCATGGTATCCTTCATACGGTCCTGAACAGCGTGGTGGAACTTCCAACTGTTCAGTTGTAGTTTCAGGTGAATCAATCGGTTCTCCGGTAGTATACACACCTGATGTACTTGTGGCAATGAACCGTCCTTCACTGGAAAAGTTCGCTGTCGATGTAAAGGAAGGAGGATATATTCTCTATGATTCAACGATCGGCGAATGTGACATTCCTGAAGGTGTAAAAGGAGTAGCTGTTCCTGCAGTGAAAATTGCAGGTGATGCAGGTTCTGAGAAGGCTGCAAACACTGTAATGCTTGGAGTTATTATGGCTCTTGGAATTACAGGACTTGAAGAGAAACATTTCAAGTCAGCTCTTGCAGAGACCTTTGCCAAGAAACCAAAGCTTATTCCACTTAACCATGCAGTTCTGGAAGCAGCAGCTGCCTGGGCAAAAGAGAATATCTGA
- a CDS encoding AAA family ATPase, which produces MTLKDIDPDRYETYPFCIPAIRYLESIDFKSNVTFFTGENGTGKSTLLEAIAYQIGFNTAGGSRSNCFELERSGSSLGNYIRLSWMPKISNGFFLRAETFYDFASHIDELGPESIIHYGGRSLHEQSHGEAFLSLLNNRFGKKGIYLMDEPEAALSPIRQMALLKIIHDIESNGKAQFIIATHSPILMAYPEAQILNFDDSCIKTIGYEDTDHYKVTKYFLNNREKYLQELFRD; this is translated from the coding sequence GTGACACTCAAGGACATTGATCCTGATAGGTACGAAACATATCCTTTTTGCATTCCCGCTATCAGGTATTTGGAGTCCATTGATTTTAAAAGCAATGTTACATTTTTTACAGGTGAGAACGGAACCGGAAAATCCACTTTGCTGGAAGCCATTGCGTATCAGATAGGTTTTAATACCGCAGGTGGCAGCCGAAGCAATTGTTTTGAACTCGAAAGATCAGGTTCATCGCTTGGAAATTATATCCGTTTATCGTGGATGCCAAAAATCTCAAATGGATTTTTCCTGAGAGCTGAAACATTCTATGACTTTGCATCCCATATAGATGAACTTGGTCCCGAATCGATAATTCACTATGGTGGCAGATCCCTTCATGAACAGTCGCATGGAGAAGCTTTTCTTTCACTTCTGAACAACAGGTTTGGAAAAAAAGGAATATATCTTATGGATGAACCTGAAGCAGCACTTTCACCCATTCGACAGATGGCGCTGCTTAAAATAATCCATGACATTGAGAGTAATGGAAAAGCACAATTTATTATCGCCACACATTCTCCGATCTTAATGGCGTATCCTGAAGCGCAGATACTGAACTTTGATGATTCATGCATCAAAACCATTGGGTATGAGGATACGGATCATTATAAGGTCACAAAATACTTTTTAAATAACAGAGAAAAGTATTTACAGGAATTGTTCAGGGACTGA
- a CDS encoding radical SAM protein, with product MFEIKELIVEVSNNCNLACKMCGFGQVPNSPERFMDFSTFKKIIDEIGINAQNIRLNGRGESTIHPNFIDFIEYTKKKCPDSQINLFSNLSFNNPRILKSFLKNDVQLFVSIDSTVEEELKEIRVGCNYEWIISNLKQLSSLKRRPFIVFTVMEDNLHRICDIGTFAVENKCNIIYNTVRRDEGIDIFQNKVKENLAQIQKSYLFLHKYFEKHNLNLFFPDQMAGVQIDTNSAQHTYGQQEECPALTSELCILFNGDVTPCNMFNPYLFGNIIDNDIDSILDDEPRRYFVKNHKSYYYCNNCSCLGGTA from the coding sequence ATGTTTGAGATTAAAGAGCTAATAGTAGAAGTTAGTAATAATTGTAATTTAGCCTGTAAAATGTGTGGTTTTGGTCAGGTTCCAAATTCTCCTGAGCGATTCATGGATTTTTCCACCTTTAAAAAAATAATAGATGAAATTGGTATAAATGCCCAGAACATTCGCCTGAACGGGAGAGGGGAAAGTACAATACACCCGAATTTCATTGATTTTATAGAATACACTAAGAAAAAATGTCCAGACTCTCAAATTAACCTTTTTTCGAATTTATCATTTAATAATCCTAGGATTTTAAAATCGTTCCTTAAAAATGATGTACAATTATTTGTTTCCATTGATAGCACTGTTGAAGAGGAATTAAAAGAAATCAGAGTTGGTTGCAATTATGAATGGATTATAAGTAATCTAAAGCAGTTATCATCACTAAAAAGAAGACCTTTTATTGTTTTTACTGTAATGGAAGATAATTTACACAGAATCTGCGATATAGGTACGTTTGCAGTTGAAAATAAATGTAATATTATTTACAACACGGTAAGGAGAGATGAAGGTATTGACATTTTTCAGAACAAAGTCAAGGAAAATCTAGCTCAAATTCAAAAATCATATTTATTCCTACACAAGTATTTTGAGAAGCATAATTTGAATCTCTTTTTCCCTGATCAAATGGCAGGAGTTCAAATTGATACTAATTCAGCTCAACATACATACGGTCAGCAAGAAGAATGTCCAGCCCTAACAAGTGAACTTTGCATTTTATTTAATGGGGATGTAACTCCTTGTAATATGTTTAATCCATATTTGTTTGGGAATATAATCGACAATGACATTGATTCAATATTGGATGACGAACCAAGAAGATATTTTGTAAAGAATCATAAATCTTATTATTACTGTAACAATTGTTCATGTTTAGGGGGCACAGCGTGA
- the nudC gene encoding NAD(+) diphosphatase → MNAEDTIKASDFMPLVRPPQKDENSSTFCFAFKNRELLLIGNEGDYRLPSMKEMDELDYTGIRTQYLGELKEISCYSMELDGSKYSENLMSGDPFETQSAADVCKLSESTCFVGLRELNGILEENLAMLAGKAVHIMEWDKNTLYCGRCGSETALKEEERAKQCPECGFTSFPKISPAIIVLVEKEDKVLLARSPHFPQGRYSIIAGFVEPGESIEQAVVREVMEEVGVNVRNVRYFGSQPWPFPDSLMIGFTAEHAEGEIKVDGVEIEDAGWFRADEIPNVPGTFSISGQLIRYFIDKQS, encoded by the coding sequence ATGAACGCAGAGGACACAATCAAGGCTTCGGACTTTATGCCACTGGTCCGGCCACCGCAGAAGGATGAGAACAGTTCCACTTTTTGTTTTGCATTCAAGAACCGTGAGCTATTGCTCATAGGTAATGAGGGAGATTACAGGCTTCCTTCCATGAAAGAGATGGATGAACTTGATTACACTGGCATAAGAACTCAGTATCTGGGGGAACTCAAGGAGATCTCCTGTTATTCAATGGAACTTGACGGTTCAAAATATTCAGAAAACCTGATGTCAGGCGACCCTTTTGAAACACAGTCTGCGGCAGATGTTTGTAAGCTCAGTGAAAGCACCTGTTTTGTGGGACTCAGGGAACTGAATGGCATTCTTGAAGAAAACCTCGCTATGCTTGCAGGGAAAGCCGTACATATTATGGAATGGGACAAAAATACTCTTTATTGCGGCAGATGTGGCAGCGAAACAGCACTCAAGGAAGAAGAAAGAGCAAAACAATGTCCTGAATGTGGTTTCACATCATTCCCGAAAATATCTCCTGCTATAATTGTCCTTGTCGAAAAAGAGGACAAAGTCCTTCTGGCACGTTCTCCACATTTTCCACAGGGAAGATACAGTATCATTGCCGGATTTGTCGAACCGGGAGAATCCATAGAGCAGGCTGTTGTCAGGGAAGTAATGGAAGAAGTAGGAGTCAACGTCAGAAACGTCAGATACTTTGGAAGCCAGCCATGGCCTTTCCCGGATTCCCTCATGATAGGATTTACCGCTGAACACGCAGAAGGCGAGATTAAGGTTGACGGTGTTGAGATAGAAGATGCCGGCTGGTTCAGGGCTGATGAGATCCCTAATGTCCCCGGAACTTTTAGTATATCAGGACAGCTCATCAGGTATTTTATAGACAAGCAATCCTGA
- a CDS encoding thioredoxin family protein: protein MAETNILEANDSNWAELIENQEKPMVVMFYLPTCVHCKEIEPYFKEYSVEFHKSCIFVMMNGLDSPMTARKYGVRGTPTFKFFCKGNPIKEEVGLVYPSILRKSIEQLIKHGDECVLHTSPMPDEVSLYE, encoded by the coding sequence ATGGCTGAAACTAATATTCTGGAAGCTAATGATTCTAACTGGGCAGAACTCATTGAAAATCAGGAAAAACCAATGGTAGTTATGTTCTATCTGCCAACCTGCGTTCACTGCAAGGAGATAGAACCGTACTTTAAGGAGTACTCAGTTGAATTCCATAAGTCATGTATTTTTGTTATGATGAATGGGCTTGACAGTCCCATGACTGCAAGAAAATACGGTGTGCGTGGAACTCCAACTTTCAAGTTCTTCTGCAAAGGAAATCCCATTAAGGAAGAAGTTGGCCTTGTATATCCTTCAATTCTGCGAAAATCTATTGAGCAACTTATAAAACACGGTGATGAATGCGTGCTGCATACATCCCCTATGCCGGATGAAGTTTCTCTTTATGAGTGA
- a CDS encoding radical SAM protein, whose translation MPDYSPKDIFYLISFNCNQRCSKCSHWKMPSEEDLVPISKLIVFLDFLGDFDQLCLVGGEPLLHKERILDILKNINPTVSTVIVTNGLLLTKEFLEKVAKYNVHFVLSIDTMDKEYWKYVRGSDSYDSVLSNLMVAKDILKPSQLSIQSVLAEQTKSHVNDVAMFAKKVGLYHSVQYYLDEGFDGHWTKLEQVNNSQKQLNIRCYSTGRNLSIMPNGDVYTCFQQSQIKGCESPLGNVQDSPVNEILSSEYTNFVLKCMKNCNLPCKTLKCNQKKD comes from the coding sequence ATGCCTGATTACTCTCCAAAAGATATTTTTTATTTAATTTCTTTCAACTGTAATCAGAGATGCAGTAAGTGTTCTCACTGGAAAATGCCATCTGAAGAGGATTTAGTACCTATTAGTAAATTAATTGTTTTTTTAGATTTCCTTGGTGACTTTGATCAACTTTGTTTAGTTGGAGGGGAACCTCTTCTTCATAAGGAAAGAATATTAGATATTTTAAAAAATATAAATCCAACAGTTTCAACAGTGATAGTTACTAATGGTTTACTACTGACAAAAGAGTTTCTGGAAAAAGTAGCGAAATATAATGTTCACTTTGTTCTTTCAATTGACACAATGGACAAAGAATATTGGAAATATGTACGCGGATCAGATTCGTATGATTCAGTTCTAAGTAATTTGATGGTAGCAAAGGATATTCTAAAACCTTCACAGTTGAGCATACAGTCTGTTTTAGCTGAGCAAACAAAAAGCCACGTAAATGACGTAGCAATGTTTGCAAAAAAAGTAGGGCTATATCATTCAGTACAATATTATTTGGACGAGGGTTTTGATGGTCACTGGACAAAATTAGAGCAAGTAAACAATTCACAAAAGCAATTGAATATACGATGTTATTCAACTGGCAGAAATCTCTCAATTATGCCAAATGGTGACGTATACACTTGTTTTCAACAAAGTCAAATCAAAGGATGCGAATCACCATTAGGTAATGTACAGGACAGTCCTGTAAATGAAATTTTGTCTTCAGAGTATACTAATTTTGTTCTAAAATGTATGAAAAATTGTAATCTTCCGTGTAAAACATTAAAATGTAATCAAAAGAAGGATTAG
- a CDS encoding AMP-binding protein encodes MPFTNETIGGFFEKTAMNDPDREFMIYPDRDLRFTYKEFDERVNMLAKGLLELGIEKGDHVGIWATNVPDWLTFLFATAKIGVVLVTVNTAYKIHEVDYVMKQADLKAIAIIDGFRDVSYIETIYELVPELKTQSRGNLRSENFPHLKNVIFIGQEKHRGMYSTRELFLLGQHGSDEKIRDIMKTLDKDDVINMQYTSGTTGFPKGVMLTHYNILNNGYYIGERQKFTAEDRLCLPVPLFHCFGIVLGVLAILTHGGTLVMLELFDPLMALAAVQKEKCTALYGVPTMFIAEFSHPMFKMFDLSSLRTGIMAGSPCPIESMKRVINEMHCKDITIAYGLTEASPVFTQTSTDDTIDRRVSTVGTSMPEIEVKIVDPETGEIVGPNVQGEICCRGYNVMKGYYKMPEMTEIAIDKDGWLHSGDLATVDEEGYYKITGRIKDMIIRGGENIYPREIEEFLFTMPGVKNAQVVGIPDQKYGEIVGAFIVKEEGSDITEEDVRDFGLARIARYKVPKHVFFVEDYPLTASGKIQKFKLRDLAVELLKDNTN; translated from the coding sequence ATGCCTTTTACTAATGAAACGATAGGTGGCTTTTTCGAGAAAACTGCCATGAATGACCCGGACAGGGAGTTCATGATATATCCCGACAGGGATCTGAGGTTCACCTATAAAGAATTCGATGAACGGGTCAACATGCTGGCAAAGGGCCTGCTGGAACTTGGTATAGAGAAAGGGGACCACGTAGGTATATGGGCTACCAATGTACCTGACTGGCTTACCTTCCTGTTTGCCACAGCAAAGATAGGAGTTGTCCTTGTCACTGTGAACACCGCATACAAGATACATGAGGTAGATTATGTGATGAAACAGGCAGACCTGAAAGCCATTGCAATAATCGATGGTTTCAGGGATGTAAGTTACATTGAGACTATCTATGAACTTGTTCCGGAACTCAAGACACAGAGCCGCGGAAACTTAAGGAGTGAGAATTTCCCACACCTGAAGAATGTTATTTTCATCGGTCAGGAAAAGCACCGTGGAATGTACAGCACCAGGGAACTGTTCCTCCTGGGACAGCACGGAAGCGATGAAAAGATCCGTGACATCATGAAGACACTGGACAAGGATGATGTCATCAACATGCAGTACACATCCGGTACAACAGGCTTCCCAAAAGGTGTAATGCTTACACACTATAACATCCTGAACAACGGTTACTACATAGGTGAAAGACAGAAATTCACCGCAGAAGACAGGCTTTGTCTCCCGGTACCACTGTTCCACTGTTTCGGAATAGTACTCGGTGTACTCGCAATCCTTACCCACGGTGGCACACTTGTAATGCTTGAACTTTTCGACCCGCTTATGGCACTGGCTGCTGTGCAGAAAGAGAAATGTACAGCCCTCTATGGTGTGCCGACAATGTTCATTGCAGAGTTCAGCCACCCAATGTTCAAGATGTTCGACCTTTCGTCACTTAGAACCGGTATCATGGCAGGCTCACCATGTCCAATAGAGTCCATGAAACGTGTCATTAATGAGATGCACTGTAAGGATATTACGATCGCATACGGACTCACTGAAGCATCACCGGTGTTCACACAGACAAGTACCGATGATACAATTGACCGCCGTGTCAGCACAGTTGGAACATCCATGCCTGAAATAGAGGTCAAGATCGTTGACCCTGAAACAGGAGAGATTGTCGGACCTAATGTACAGGGAGAGATCTGCTGCCGTGGTTACAATGTCATGAAAGGATACTACAAGATGCCTGAGATGACAGAAATTGCCATTGACAAGGATGGATGGCTCCACAGTGGTGACCTTGCAACTGTTGATGAAGAAGGTTACTACAAGATAACAGGTCGTATCAAGGACATGATCATCCGTGGTGGAGAGAATATCTATCCAAGGGAAATTGAAGAATTCCTTTTCACCATGCCTGGTGTCAAGAATGCTCAGGTAGTTGGCATACCGGATCAGAAATATGGTGAGATAGTCGGTGCTTTCATAGTAAAGGAAGAAGGCTCAGACATAACTGAAGAGGATGTCAGGGACTTTGGTCTTGCAAGAATTGCACGCTACAAAGTTCCAAAACATGTATTCTTTGTAGAAGATTATCCACTCACTGCCAGCGGAAAAATACAGAAGTTCAAACTCAGGGATCTGGCTGTTGAGCTTCTTAAAGATAATACAAATTGA
- a CDS encoding 2,3-bisphosphoglycerate-dependent phosphoglycerate mutase, giving the protein MNYLILVRHGQSRWNLENRFTGWVDVPLSEKGIKEAIDCAVELENVKIDVAFTSKLIRAQETLFLILAKQKKTGVFLHESTKRDEWSLHPDRFEENEIPIFSNDALNERFYGELQGQNKQEARDKFGEEQVFIWRRSYDIQPPGGESLKDTYERTIPYFKEAIIPQLENGKNVIVAAHGNSLRSVIKYIENISDEDIPKLELETGKPVFYSFENGKFRKDE; this is encoded by the coding sequence ATGAACTACCTGATACTGGTAAGACACGGACAGTCCAGATGGAACCTTGAGAACAGGTTCACCGGATGGGTTGATGTACCACTTAGTGAAAAAGGGATCAAAGAAGCAATTGACTGCGCTGTTGAACTTGAGAATGTGAAAATAGACGTTGCGTTCACCTCCAAACTCATAAGGGCGCAGGAGACACTTTTCCTTATACTGGCAAAGCAGAAGAAAACCGGTGTTTTCCTGCATGAAAGTACTAAAAGGGATGAATGGTCACTTCACCCTGACAGATTTGAAGAGAATGAAATTCCAATATTTTCAAACGATGCCCTGAATGAAAGGTTCTACGGGGAACTGCAGGGACAGAACAAACAGGAAGCGAGGGACAAGTTTGGAGAAGAACAGGTCTTCATCTGGAGACGAAGTTACGATATCCAGCCTCCCGGCGGTGAAAGTCTTAAAGATACATATGAGCGCACAATTCCTTATTTCAAAGAAGCGATCATCCCTCAACTTGAAAACGGGAAAAATGTTATCGTTGCTGCACACGGAAACAGCCTGCGCTCCGTGATAAAATATATTGAGAACATCAGTGACGAAGATATACCAAAGCTTGAACTGGAAACCGGAAAGCCAGTGTTCTATAGCTTTGAAAACGGCAAGTTTAGAAAAGATGAATAA
- a CDS encoding glycosyltransferase family 2 protein has translation MSCFAYVRSFGRNRLNILKTLCYWSKKPLPFSIKISFILTKLIEIAAFKSGQHAFIGEVNKTNSKIFSYNDTYNSVPLDPTISVVVPVYIKDNFSMKCLLRLVEALKSQSCKIDTIILIDDCSPMSYPIPKGVCYHKLSQNSGPAIARNAGINLALDLSSDVIVFTDVDCLPECVWVENIIKSFQKNRTASIISGNTKSLDCCWFDTYHEINGTLNGRVFSDNEFLLYGPTCNIGITSEVAKKISFSNSFPTAAGEDIEFCFKALNSGFRIKFEKNVVVYHDYGYERLNICKNLMKFINQFKRYANGESVLLHKIPDYYHFFNETVEISSYEY, from the coding sequence GTGAGTTGTTTTGCATATGTAAGAAGTTTTGGTAGAAATAGGTTGAATATTCTGAAAACCTTATGTTATTGGTCCAAAAAACCTCTTCCTTTCTCTATAAAAATAAGTTTCATCCTCACTAAATTGATTGAAATAGCCGCATTCAAGAGTGGTCAACATGCGTTTATAGGTGAAGTAAACAAAACCAACTCTAAAATTTTTTCATATAATGATACTTATAATTCAGTACCATTAGATCCTACTATATCTGTTGTAGTTCCTGTATATATAAAAGACAATTTTTCAATGAAATGTCTTCTTCGTCTGGTAGAAGCATTAAAATCCCAATCTTGTAAAATCGATACTATTATTCTTATTGATGATTGTTCTCCGATGAGTTACCCTATACCAAAGGGTGTGTGTTATCACAAACTATCACAAAATTCGGGCCCCGCTATAGCCAGAAATGCGGGAATTAATCTAGCCCTTGATTTATCATCAGATGTTATTGTATTCACTGATGTTGACTGTTTGCCTGAATGTGTGTGGGTAGAAAATATAATAAAATCTTTTCAGAAAAATAGAACTGCTTCTATTATTTCCGGTAACACTAAGTCTTTAGATTGCTGCTGGTTTGATACATATCATGAAATAAATGGCACATTAAACGGAAGGGTATTTTCGGACAATGAGTTTTTATTATATGGTCCAACATGTAACATTGGCATCACCTCAGAAGTAGCAAAAAAAATAAGTTTTTCAAACTCATTTCCAACAGCTGCTGGAGAAGATATTGAATTCTGTTTCAAAGCATTAAATTCGGGATTCAGAATAAAGTTTGAAAAAAATGTTGTTGTTTATCATGATTATGGTTATGAACGTTTAAATATATGCAAAAATCTTATGAAATTTATTAATCAATTCAAACGCTACGCAAATGGAGAATCAGTACTACTTCACAAGATTCCTGATTATTATCATTTCTTCAATGAAACAGTGGAAATAAGTTCTTATGAGTATTAG